A genomic window from Plasmodium coatneyi strain Hackeri chromosome 13, complete sequence includes:
- a CDS encoding SICA antigen has product MCMNNYFLFCLFLFLLQGGIWEFIEEIFNGLINTLDQEEEMVKLWCKEDHGKEETDQFSTEKKEFCKAVIKIYMWMNGLNQNLRRVRDPKNMSDIELYLRCVIGNVSLVHLYKGHCLFEEFNEYISKSLGGYQENIGDINNSRVCENIEFSKVKLGGKLIGGIIEGWIDNLEKKGEKIRGYEWIMRNKECRTNNNDWRKVERGKNENKNDILKWFEGKDIEELQEVIKGKNYLSKEEAEDVVKGMKEKEILKEEKVKEELEKRVDQKIKGRNGSSPQPQATTSKPGPPEPTRAPHGPGIADKSNPKSGMSEDEKAFIEKLSEEKVEDSDISTFASTCEEERTGMSGLEAGATEKDKSFCRIMLRNFLMASPKDNIDMIIKGKGYLENIDPPVRCQILNLWMRHYKEEKKCDPEKMYEYIKKSIDATVGEVKWMNGSYQKCEYKVGNDSHVSTVDTYSASKEEQWEKHIREGIAKIGLGENCGETIHGSGKDQTTQGTGGGLGGSGSSSHAAGEAPPKPDSLPARHPPPPPPRRPETEVLAAAKARKTLPKVKEVNFMHSSLPYLPIIPVSIATFVTSYLLWKYFGMLGTRRKRYRRAYQVRGPSLKQQIVDHVNNQPDGPHEYILVKERKPRSTPIKRRKKRGADRRAGRPVRRPAGVRRRMIIDIHLEVLDECQKGDAKLVQEDFFEILVREFMECKFMKEENVPKEEVSKEQLPMVDVPKGEVHKEQVPSSDSGFREEGFVPEEQVPC; this is encoded by the exons atgtgtatgaataattatttcttattctgtctttttttatttttattacagGGAGGAATATGGGAATTtattgaagaaatatttaatgGATTGATCAATACTTTAGATCAGGAGGAGGAGATGGTCAAACTGTGGTGTAAGGAGGATCatgggaaagaagaaactgATCAATTTAGTacagagaagaaggaattctGTAAGGctgttataaaaatatacatgtggATGAATGGGTTGAATCAGAATTTACGTAGAGTACGGGATCCTAAGAACATGAGTGATATAGAGTTATATTTAAGGTGTGTAATAGGGAACGTGAGCTTGGTGCACTTGTACAAAGGACATTGTCTATTCGAAGAATTCAATGAGTATATTTCTAAATCTTTAGGAGGATATCAAGAAAATATAGGTGATATAAATAACAGTCGTGTATGTGAGAATATTGAGTTCAGTAAAGTGAAGTTAGGAGGCAAGTTAATTGGTGGAATCATAGAAGGTTGGATAGACAATctggaaaagaagggagaaaaaataagagggTATGAATGGATAATGAGGAATAAAGAATGTAGAACGAACAATAATGACTGGCGGAAAGtagaaagagggaaaaacgaaaacaaGAATGATATTTTGAAATGGTTCGAAGGGAAGGATATAGAGGAATTACAGGAAGttataaagggaaaaaattatttatccaaagaagaagcagaggATGTAgtgaaaggaatgaaagagaaagaaatattgaaggaagaaaaagtgaaggaagaattagAAAAACGCGTGgaccaaaaaataaaaggaagaaacggaTCTTCACCCCAACCACAAGCAACCACCTCCAAACCTGGCCCTCCAGAACCTACTCGAGCACCCCATGGCCCTGGAATAGCGGATAAGTCAAATCCGAAAAGTGGAATGAGTGAAGATGAGAAGGCGTTCATAGAAAAGTTGtcagaagaaaaggtggAGGACAGCGATATAAGTACTTTCGCTAGTACATGCGAAGAGGAAAGGACTGGAATGTCAGGATTAGAAGCAGGGGCGACAGAGAAAGACAAATCTTTCTGTAGAATAATGTTAAGAAATTTCTTAATGGCAAGTCCAAAGGATAATATCGACATGATCATAAAGGGGAAAGGTTATCTGGAAAATATTGATCCTCCTGTACGATGTCAAATTCTTAATCTGTGGATGAGACACtataaggaggagaagaaatgtGATCCGGAGAAGATGTATGAGTATATTAAGAAAAGTATAGACGCAACAGTAGGGGAAGTAAAGTGGATGAATGGAAGTTATCAGAAGTGTGAATACAAAGTTGGTAATGATTCCCATGTGAGCACAGTAGACACGTACTCCGCAAGTAAAGAAGAACAGTGGGAAAAACATATACGTGAAGGAATAGCGAAGATAGGATTAGGGGAAAACTGTGGTGAAACCATACATGGATCAG GAAAGGACCAAACTACTCAAGGCACTGGAGGTGGCCTAGGTGGTAGTGGTAGTAGCAGTCACGCAGCTGGTGAAGCACCACCAAAACCCGATTCCTTACCAGCTCGACATCCTCCTCCACCACCCCCAAGGAGACCAGAAACAGAAGTGCTTGCAGCTGCTAAAGCACGGAAGACGCTACCCAAAGTTAAGGAAGTAAACTTTAtgcattcttcccttccatacCTTCCTATAATTCCTGTATCCATCGCCACCTTCGTTACGAGTTATttactttggaag tactttggaatgcttggtacgagaagaaaacgttacagaagggcttatcaagtacgtggtccctCCTTAaaacagcagattgttgaccatgtgAACAACCAGccagatggtccacatgaatatatcttagtaaaggaacgcaaacctcgttctacgcctataaaaaggaggaaaaaacgtggTGCTGATCGCCGTGCTGGTCGCCCTGTTCGTCGTCCTGctggtgtacgtcgccgcatgattattgatattcatttagaagtcttagacgaatgtcaaaaaggggacgcCAAACTGGTtcaggaagacttttttgaaattttggttcgaGAGTTTATGGAATGCAAAtttatgaaagaagaaaatgttcctaaggaagaagtttctaaggaacaacttcctatggttgatgttcctaagggagAGGTTcataaggaacaggttccaagttctgattccgggtttagggaggaaggctttgttcctgaggaacaggttccatgttga
- a CDS encoding KIR protein, whose translation MPDPVDGTPLTNAKSEVLFYSQFNKETDDCAGESAVESAVESIKGYLGSSLNYANKGNDIDKIVKGVCYVDKIYKGTSTHPHQSELCSFLYYYIGDVLSKNPKCDNMFSLIMNMICSALESSYKLKGCKIECSTKHDKDIFLKRKAIFDYYHDFSVIQGELLQENHQCAAKYGSYLSAVVPIYEEVRQNCERASSSTDPYCIQFNIWFNGGKNNTNINPEQLKSKCESSQEGLEPRPGSGPGTTSSIGSGSGVVPTIVSTVLPMMGLPTVAFFLYKVKLPL comes from the exons atgcCGGACCCAGTAGACGGAACACCATTAACG AATGCAAAGTCGGAGGTACTGTTTTATAGTCAATTCAATAAAGAAACGGACGATTGTGCTGGCGAAAGTGCTGTCGAAAGTGCTGTCGAAAGTATAAAGGGGTATTTAGGAAGTTCTCTGAATTATGCGAATAAAGGCAATGATAtcgataaaattgtaaaaggaGTGTGTTATGTGGACAAAATCTATAAGGGTACCAGCACGCATCCGCACCAGAGTGAACTATGTTCTTTCCTGTATTATTACATTGGGGATGTATTATCTAAAAATCCGAAATGTGATAATATGTTTTCACTCATTATGAATATGATATGTTCAGCATTAGAAAGTTCATATAAACTGAAGGGGTGTAAAATTGAGTGCAGCACCAAACATGATAAGGACATTTTCCTTAAGAGAAAAGCAATATTCGACTATTATCACGACTTTAGTGTTATACAGGGTGAACTATTACAAGAGAATCACCAATGTGCTGCTAAATATGGCAGTTATTTAAGCGCTGTCGTTCCAATATATGAAGAAGTAAGGCAGAATTGTGAAAGGGCTTCCTCCAGTACtgatccatattgtataCAATTCAACATATGGTTCAATGGAGGTAAAAATAATACTAACATTAATCCAGAACAATTAAAATCAAAATGTGAATCATCGCAGGAAGGCCTTGAACCCAGACCTGGATCTGGACCTGGTACCACTTCCTCCATTGGAAGTGGTAGTGGTGTCGTCCCCACTATTGTGTCCACTGTACTACCGATGATGGGATTACCAACAGtcgctttctttttatataaagtaaaacTACCATTATAG
- a CDS encoding KIR-like protein: MVEDQFLNTLNSYALFYNTFNNDDRTMNDCSTNGVQPEQLKTKLRTRDKYWNDLGGKSFSGLLKEIHNALKDITDTKKCRTEYSDVNETLLPQMKKVFDYFQEHATINDRLLKNGPKCDTQWSTYVNKISSACEAIREDCAVEGKGQGSNDYCGEFNKNYRVHCGVAEALNLYCKEAATLGQGTLFTSVKQKLEAERLQAKQEKESISTKLDDAISKASAASSLSSAFGTLAALELPALAYFLYKVKYIHSTLIINHGLLGLVTTLLEIEEEGATEAREDQLDNNNSIHSQKIAQLSNSTYKTIYHQKWKNRTRHRNK; encoded by the exons atggttgAG gatcaatttttaaatacttTAAATTCATATGCGCTATTTTATAATACCTTCAATAATGATGATCGTACTATGAACGACTGTAGTACTAATGGTGTCCAGCCTGAACAGTTAAAGACTAAATTAAGGACTA GAGATAAATATTGGAACGACTTAGGTGGGAAGTCATTCTCAGGCCTCCTGAAGGAAATTCACAATGCTCTGAAGGACATTACTGATACGAAGAAATGTAGAACTGAATACAGCGATGTTAACGAAACACTTCTTccccaaatgaaaaaagtattcgatTATTTCCAGGAACATGCGACCATAAACGACAGGTTACTAAAGAATGGGCCCAAATGTGACACACAATGGTCCACTTACGTGAACAAAATTTCCTCCGCATGTGAAGCTATAAGAGAAGATTGCGCAGTAGAAGGTAAGGGACAGGGAAGTAATGACTATTGTGGCGAATTTAATAAGAACTACAGGGTACATTGTGGTGTAGCGGAAGCATTAAACTTGTATTGTAAGGAGGCAGCTACCCTAGGGCAAGGTACGCTGTTTACCTCCGTAAAGCAAAAATTAGAGGCCGAACGACTGCAGgcaaaacaagaaaaagaatccATATCCACCAAACTAGACGATGCTATAAGTAAAGCGAgtgctgcttcttctctttcatcTGCTTTTGGTACCTTAGCAGCATTAGAATTACCAGCATTAGcatactttttatataaggtaaaatataTCCATTCTACATTAAT tataaaccatggtcttcttggtttggtaaccacacttctggaaatagaggaagaaggagcaacagaagCAAGGGAAGATCAACTGGACAACAACAATTCgatacactcacagaaaATAGCTCAAC TCAGCAATAGCACCTACAAgaccatctaccaccagaagtggaagaacaGGACCAGGcacaggaacaaataa
- a CDS encoding KIR protein — MSDDGRTLTKEDLSQLPSRREYKELVEQAEKFNDRTCAPLVKYEIGNYTDDGSVKDQIIKALCYIHKMENKEGRKKEWFHLFYYWMGEMLLGKLQEGKFSSAMENCAKEIRQLDNESTKFSMYAPDNEELFKGMKKLFDYKIDQEFMRTVVSPEGEHCPKEYQTYLLNVRTAYLKVYGACKSANGKGWCKDFEELYGKIEDGENFRSEYDLIRMVEYAHKNGALPKAESLKSNITDSFGNIDIPSYTFLGIATPLITFFFYKYISLLVPQGHKSPKGSGRRGKRSFVKREFDDDDTLTQNDDDSRTEYSTLGSTIYDRTDVSTIYDREILLVTSLLLP; from the exons ATGTCGGATGACGGACGAACATTAACG AAGGAGGATTTGAGTCAATTACCTTCAAGAAGAGAATATAAGGAATTAGTGGAACAGGCAGAAAAATTCAATGATCGAACTTGTGCTCCTCTCGTAAAGTATGAAATAGGGAATTATACAGATGACGGATCTGTCAAGGATCAAATTATAAAGGCACTgtgttatatacataaaatggaaaataaggaaggaaggaagaaagagtgGTTTCAtcttttctattattggatggGTGAAATGCTATTAGGGAAATTACAAGAAGGGAAGTTTTCGAGTGCCATGGAAAACTGTGCAAAAGAAATTCGTCAACTGGACAACgaaagtacaaaattttctatGTACGCACCGGATAATGAAGAATTATTCAAAGGCATGAAGAAACTATTTGATTACAAGATAGACCAAGAATTCATGAGGACAGTGGTAAGTCCAGAAGGAGAACATTGTCCTAAAGAATATCAAACATATCTGCTGAATGTCAGGACAGCCTACCTTAAAGTGTATGGCGCTTGCAAATCTGCGAATGGTAAAGGATGGTGTAAGGATTTTGAAGAGttatatggaaaaatagAGGATGGGGAAAACTTCAGGTCAGAGTATGATCTAATTAGAATGGTAgaatatgcacacaaaaatggtGCCCTTCCCAAGGCGGAGTCATTGAAGTCCAATATAACGGACTCCTTTGGCAATATcgatattccttcttatactTTCCTTGGAATAGCAACTCCCTTAatcaccttcttcttctacaaG TATATTTCCCTATTAGTCCCACAAGGACATAAATCTCCAAAAGGAAGTggtagaagaggaaaaagaagttttgtTAAACGTGAATTtgacgacgacgacacaCTCACACAGAACGATGACGACTCgagaacagaatattcaacacTTGGTTCAACAATATATGATAGAACAGATgtttctaccatatatgatcgTG AAATACTGCTCGTaacttccctccttcttccttag
- a CDS encoding KIR protein, which yields MAKPAEGTSYLQAANLQMLDSRKLFYNTVDGNGEGSVQVNYVYCQRINDTGKKIEGKLKECTEIGSNAEKIANGLCYVLMKKKEAQAPATDTKPLGRVPELPPPPGPPGLGDTDEFAESAELDKSFNKSLCHFLYYWLGKEVWESNGSLSSSKFLEVMKKIYEALQLFNVKDNCKLLYDDTTPNKLPSTTTNLTKDLFGYRKTVFDFTFDYEGIKKKLAIVDNNSCDEGYYKHLAAAKTALEIVKQDCEGKGPKWDKDPYCKEFRNKYDLSNNNKNPLTLTINVIQDTSEKVTRYNITNLVLKYTAQYMQELAKKHHDTAAEVEQIAAGPIVSSAVASLVGLPTILFLLYKVTIWAHLKYK from the exons atggcaaaaccaGCAGAAGGAACATCGTACCTACAG GCCGCAAACTTACAAATGTTAGATTCAAGAAAACTTTTCTATAATACCGTCGATGGGAACGGTGAAGGGAGCGTCCAAGTGAATTACGTTTACTGTCAGCGTATTAATGATACGGGGAAAAAGATAGAAGGGAAGCTGAAGGAATGTACTGAAATTGGATCTAATGCTGAGAAGATTGCAAATGGTCTTTGTTACGTTCttatgaaaaagaaagaagcaCAAGCACCAGCAACCGACACCAAGCCATTAGGGCGAGTGCCGGAGCTTCCGCCTCCACCTGGACCACCCGGACTCGGCGATACGGACGAGTTCGCCGAGTCGGCCGAATTGGACAAATCGTTCAATAAATCCCTTTGTCATTTTCTCTATTACTGGCTTGGTAAGGAGGTGTGGGAAAGTAACGGCAGTTTAAGTAGTTCTAAATTCTTAGaggtgatgaaaaaaatatatgaagcaCTCCAATTATTCAATGTTAAGGACAATTGCAAACTTTTATACGACgacaccacccctaacaaacttccttccaccactacCAACTTGACCAAGGACCTCTTTGGTTATCGAAAAACGGTGTTTGATTTCACCTTCGACTACGAaggtataaagaaaaaattagccatCGTTGACAACAACTCTTGTGATGAAGGTTATTACAAACACCTGGCGGCAGCTAAAACGGCACTTGAAATAGTGAAGCAGGATTGTGAGGGCAAAGGGCCCAAATGGGACAAAGATCCATATTGTAAGGAATTTAGAAATAAGTACGATTTaagcaataataataaaaaccCACTAACCTTAACAATTAATGTAATACAGGATACTTCAGAAAAAGTTACAAGGTACAATATCACTAACTTAGTTCTAAAATATACAGCTCAGTACATGCAGGAGCTCGCTAAGAAGCACCATGACACTGCAGCAGAAGTAGAACAGATTGCTGCCGGCCCAATCGTCTCTTCCGCAGTTGCCTCATTAGTAGGACTTCCTACcatccttttcctcctttacaaGGTAACTATTTGGGCACAtttgaaatataaataa